The Candidatus Eisenbacteria bacterium genomic sequence TCCGGTCCGGCCCAGACCCCGTCATGGATGCCGCAGCTCGTCCCGACCACGACCTCGAATCCCAACCGGCGAAGACGCTCGATCCCGGCCTCGAGCGCCTCCCTCGGGGCGGGGCTTGCGGGCGCCGTGACCGCGACACGGGCGCCGGGTCCTAGCAAGGGTGGATCGACTCTCCGCATGGCGGGAGATTACCACCGTCTTTGAGCGTCGCGCAGCAGAGGGGAGAGGCGCAAGGATGCTCCCCAACATCCTCGGACGGCGAGCGGTCGACCGTCGTCAAACCGCTCGTGCTCAGCGCTCGCCGGTTCTCTTCGGGACGAGGAACAACTCCGGCCGGGTCGGCATCCCCGTCACGGGCCAGAAGCTGGTCTCGTCGTTGAACACGCGCCGCTGGCTCTCGTAGTGGTCCGCGATGCGTGGGAGCCCGCCATAGTCCAGATGCGATCCCCGAAGCCTGACCAGGTTGATGATCACCGCGCCGAATCGGCGCGACCGGATCGCGTCGTGCATTTCCTCCAGGAGCCGCTGCCGGATCTGCCCCTTCTCCGCCCGAAGGACGTCGAGCACGGCCATTCCCTGCGCGTGCGTCTCCTTGCCGGCCAGCGCCGCGAGATAGCCGTGGCTCGGCATGAGGACCTCTCCATCGACCCGGGCGATCATCTCGATCAAGCGCCGTCCCTGAGCTTCATCCTCCTTCGTCGGTATCTGCTTCCCCGGGGAGTAGACGAGGATCGCGAGCTGGACGATCCACGCCAGGAAGCAGAGAGACGGGACCGCCCTCCCGCGCAGGCTCGGCGCGATCGCCCCCGCGCGCGGGGCCGTACGCCTGCCCCATTCGATCAGCGCGTGGGAACCGAGCCCGGCGAGGATGGCCAGGGCGGCGCAGGCAGGGATCAGGACATTGTCATACCCGCCTTCGTGGAGGCGGGACACGTAGGAGGTCCCGATCATCGCGAGCGCGAAGAGGGGATAGAAGAGGCGCCCCCGGATAGCCGCGCCGCGCGAGAGAACGAACCAGGGAACGGAGAGGGCGATCGCGAGCGGAAGATGCGGGAGCAGATCCTTGATCCAGAACTGGACATAGACCTCGGGCAGGATCGGATGGCGGCGGGGCAGCTCGAAGACATAGTAGCTGTACCAGCCGTGATGGACCGCGTTCAGTAGCAGCGTGCTTCCCCCGATCAGCACGGCCTGGGAGAGCAAGAGGATCAGGCCGCGCCGCGGATCGGCGACGAGAATCGCCAGGACGACCGCACCGATGGCGGGGAGGGTCGATTGCTTCGTCAGGAAGGACAGACCGAGGGAAAGGCCGGCGAGAAGAAGCCATCGAGGCGAACGCTCGCCCAGCGAGAGGTAGCTGCCGAGCAGGAGGAGGGCGATGGCGAGGCTGTCGACCCGCGCGATGTCGAGCCAGGCCCCCGAGATCCGGAACGTCGCCGCGAAGAGGCCGGCGCTGATCAGGGGGAATCTCCACCCGCGCGTCTCCCGCCGGACTAGGAGGGCGATCAGGGCCAGGATCGCGAGCGAGGAGAGGAAGGACAGGAGCCGCAGCGGCAGGAATCCGACTCCCGTCACAAGGGAGATCAGGGCGGCCAGGTAGAAGTAGAAGGGGGTGTAGATGTAGGGGATGAAGGCGAGCGAGGGCGCTCCGTAGAGCGGTCTCCCCGCGAGGATCCACCCGACGTGATCGACCGCGCCCCCTTCCATCCACTCCAGCTCGAACGGATAGCCGATGCGCGAGAGCGCGATCGCGATGTAGGCGCCGATATAGGCCAGCCCAAGCGCGACGGCAACCGCGCCCAGCAGGCGGGTGGGAGAGTCGGCCGGCTGCTCCTTCATGCGATCGACGGATGCGCCCTGGGGCTCCGCCTAGCGCGCGCCCTGGCCCACCGCGGGAGAGCCGCGCCGCGCGTACTCGTCGAACAGGCGTCCCCACGGGGTGGTCTCGCGCCACCGCTCGAAGACCTTCCGATCGCGCGCCGGCCAGCGGTAGTAGTCGTGATAGACTTCGCTGCCCAGGATGAAGGCATTCACCAAGGGCGTGCGGAAGAAGAAGTTCTGGAAACGCTTCAGCGGCCCGAACCAGAGCAGGTCGCCCACGCGGCTCGCGCCGTTGTCTCCGACCTGGAATCCCCACGACTCGGCCAAGGCGCCGTCGCCGACAATCTCGACGTCCCGCAGGTCGCCGCAGCCGAGCCCCTTCTCGTGCGCGATCCGGATGTAGTCGATCGACATCGGATCGAACCCCATCATCCGCGCGGCGAGAGCGTCGATCGCGACCTGATCCGCGGAAGCGAGCATCCAATTCTTGATCTCCGGGAACATGGTGCGCGGCCCCGGCCCGTTTCCCGCCGTGGTTCCATCCATGACGGCGAAGATGCCCGAGTGGATCTCTTTCTGGATGGCGAGAAGATCGACGAGAGTCTGATGGATCCAGGAGTGGGTGTAGTGGCGCTTGGTGTTGAGGAGTCCGCCGAAGGCGTTCTTCATTGCGCCTGTCGTCGTCGTGTAGATGTGGCACTTTACCGTCGGCAGATGAACGATGTTCTTGCCGAAGAAGTAGTCCGGAACCGTGATCCCCTCGGGATAGATGCGGTCCAGGACGAGCATCGGCGCCTTCGGCCTATAGACGACCCACTTCATGTCCTCGGGCTTGAAGTTGTAGAGGACGGGGACCTTGTACTCGTGGAAGAGGGGAACGTAGTGGTTGAGATCCTCTCCCTTGAACGCGTTGGTGACGACCGTCTTGTTCTGGACGCAGACCTGATCCTCGAATCCCGCCGCGCGGAGCGCGAGGATCGTCCCCTCGAGCTGCCACGGGGTCGTGTTGGCGCCCGGAAAGGGGAAGTGCCAGGAGATGTTGTCCTTCAGGATGGTGGTCTTCGATGGGTCCAGAACCTCACGCACGCGCGCGAGGTCCATCAGACGCCGGATGTCGTCGAGGATCGTCTCGGGGCGCGCTTTCAACGCGGCGACGATGGGCTTGGCCATTGCGATCTCTGCGATCTCCTCTCTCGTTGTGACGATTCCGCGTGTTGCCCGCTCCCACACGCCGGGCGGGGGGCGGTGCGGGATCCTGCCCGGCGCGCCACTGTTGATTGATTATCGGCCTGTGGGCCGCGCGATTGCAACCCGAAGAGCGGAGGCGCAAGGCGAGCGTCTCAGATGCGATCAAACGGATCTAGCGGAGGCTGACAAGGAGCACTCCGACAAGGGCCAGAAGGGTCGCGGCGATCTTCCGCTTCGTGAGCCGCTCGTGGAGCAAGATGACCGACAGGATCAGGATGAAGACTGTCGAGGACTGGTTCAGGATGGCCGCGATGCTCGCCAGCGTGTACTTCATGCCCCCGATCCATAGCATCAGCGACAGATACGAGCCGAGGACGGTCGCCGGGACCATGCGCCGCCAGACATGCGTCGGCCGCCACACCCCCAGGTACTCCCTTCTGCGCGCGGAGGCGATCGCGAACGCGAGGAGGACGGCGGCGCTGCCCGCCTGTCTCACGGTCGCGACCCAGAGAACCGGCCAGCGCCCGAGCACCGGTTTGGCGACCACGATTCCCAGGGCGAGAAAGCAGAGACCGAGGATGCCCAGCGCGACTCCCTCGATCAGATGCTTGCGCGAGCGATCCGGCGGGGGTGTGAGAGTGGCCGATAAGAGGACCGCGCCCATGATCAGGCACATCCCGACAAGGTCGCGCGCGCCGATCCGCTCGCCGAGCGTCAGGAATGCCAGGAGAACCGTGATCGGCGAATAGAAGGTATCGATGATCGCGGTGACTCCGGCGCCGACCATGTTCAGACTCTTGTGAAAGAGCGTGTCGGCGATCACGATCCCCAGAATGCCGCTCGCCACGAGAACCAGGTAGTCGCGGGGGGGAACCGGCGGCAGGTCGGGCCCCCGCACGATCAGAGTCGTGGCCAGGAGCAGGGGCAGGCTGAAAGTCACGCGGAAGAGGTTCAGGGCAACGGGGGAGACCGTCTCGCCCGAGCGCTTCAGCAGAATCACCGCGAAGGCCCAGAATACCGCGCACCCCAGAGCGAAGGCTTCCCCCACCGCGATCCCTCCCCGTTCCCGTCAAGGGATCATAGAGGCATGGCGGCCGTGACGATAGGTGGAGGGAAGGCCGAGGGCGCGTCGGTTCTGCGGGCGCTACCTGGATCGGCGGGTCCGGGTCAGTAGGCGGCTCCGCTTGTCAGAATCACGACTATCAGCGCCGCCAGCGCTCCCCAGACGACGACCGATGTGGTCGCCCCGACGCGGCCGTGGAGCATGGCGCCTGCGTAGATGGAGGACAAGCGCTTCGACGTGTCGCCGGAGAACGGCTCCCTGTACGGAAACGTCTGCCCAAGAACGGAGAGAGAGACCGTGTTCTTGTAGAGGAGACCGGTTCGGATCTGCCACCCCAGGTCCGTGCTCCCCGATGACTCCTCCTTGCTGCTCCAGGCGGGCCCCGCCGTGGCCTGAAGAGCCCAGCGCGGATGTACGGGCCAGGTCAACCTCGGACCCAATCCCAGTCGTCCGTCGTCCCTGCCCAAGGTCGCGGTGACTCCGAAGCCGACAGTGGGACCGGTGGCACCCGCGGCGGTCTTCCTTGTCACGTCCACTCCGATCTCCCCGTGGAGCCGGTAGGTCGACTCTTGGTAGTACTTCACCGAGGTCTCAGCTCCAACGAAACCGCCGCTCTCGAAGAACGGGCGGATCCGCAGCCGCGACGGACTCGATCCCGTGGTCTGAGCCTGCGCGGCGCCGACGTAGAGGAAGACGAGGAGCGCACCGACGCCGTGAGTCAGGCATCGCCGAGCGGAGTGATTCAAAGACTCCAAGCTTCGAGGATCACCTCTCGATCCAGATGACGCGCGCCGGTTCGTCCGACCCGAGCACGCGGCAGGAATAGACGCCGGCGGCGACCTGTCGCCCGTGGTCATCGCGCCCGTCCCAGCGGAAGACGACCACGCCGGGCTCCTCTCCTCGCGCGCAGCGACTCAGGGCACGGACGCGCCTGCCCGAGGAGTCGAAGATCTCCAGAGTCGGGATCTTCCCTAGATCGATGCTCGGGGCCTCGAAGGCCATCGTGACCTCGGCGTGGCCCGCGGGATTCGGAAACGGGTGGCGCCGGATCTGTGACCGCTCCGCGTCCGGCCTCTCGTCAGCGGTCGCAGGATCTCGGAACAGGTCGCTCCACTCCCAGATCACCTTGTCCAGGTTCGAGGATTGCAGTCGCCCCGTGAACCAGATGGTCATGTCCCCTCGCTCGCGGAAACCGATCTCGACAATGTGCATGTCGGTGCTCTGCCAGGCGGTCGCCCAGAGTCCCTCCATGGTCGCGCGTATCCCCACGCCTGGATCCAGCGTCTGGTAATAGGCGTCCCAGGGCTCGATGCCGAAGGCGCCTGAGATGTCGCTGTTGTTCGTGCTGATCGACTGGCCGTTCATGTACTCGGGCATGGGCAGGCGCACGGCGTAGAACCCCTGGTTCTTCGAGGTCTTGATGACCCCCGCGCCTCCCTCGGGCACGTAATAGTTGAGGAACCCTCCGGTGGCCGCGCGGAAAGGCTGAAGGGATGCGAAGGCCGTCTGCAGATGCGTCATCGGGTCGCTCCCCAGGTCCATCGTCAGAACCCAGCGGCAGGCCATGGTCCGGGGAAGCGCATTGGCCCAGTTCGTCCCCGAGGAGGAGTTCCAGTCGTGTAGCGAGGCCACCGTCCCGTACTCGTTGACCGCGGTCACGCTACTGGCGTAGCCGGGGAATCCGAAGTTGACCCAGGCGGGCGTCCCGTCGTCAGGCTCCCAGGCGCAGATCACATGATGCCACTGCTGGGTGATCCCGCTGGGCAGGGTGTAGAACTGCAGCTTGCGGGCCGACAGCGTCGTGTAGGGCGGCTCGACATAGCCGCCCCAGCAGGCGGTCGAGCGACAGGCGAAGCTGTACGACCAATCGCCGAAAGTGCAGCAAGCCTTCAGGTCCAGGAGATCCAGGGTCGTCGACGGATGAAGCGCGCGGAGGCCGTCGAGGATCCCTTGGAATTCCTCCTCGGCCTCAACGGGCAGGAAGGTCCAACCCGACACCCGCCCGCGAATGGAGGGCCAATAGGCGCTGAAGGTCGTTTTCATCTCCGTGCCGGCCAGTTCGATCCAGTCGGCCAGCAGATAGCCGTGGGCGTAGCCCATGTCGTAGTGCGAGCCCCATACGTGAAGCACGCTGATTCCCTGACCCTGAGCAAGATCCTGGTCCAGGATTCTCCCCTGCACCGGCTCCTGCGCGCGGCCCGTGGAGGCGATAAGGAACGTCCCCATGGCCACGGCGAGCAGAGTCAAACGGAGAGCCGCGGCTGGCCGGGGTGTTTGAGCCGAAGGGCGGCGCAGTGTCATGGCGGGCAGCCTCCTTGTGGCTGCATCCATGGCAACACGGACGGATTCTGCAGGAACCACAGGATCGAATGAGACGAGCGCTGGAGCGCGTGGGATTCTGCCCCTCGCTGAT encodes the following:
- a CDS encoding DUF362 domain-containing protein, yielding MAKPIVAALKARPETILDDIRRLMDLARVREVLDPSKTTILKDNISWHFPFPGANTTPWQLEGTILALRAAGFEDQVCVQNKTVVTNAFKGEDLNHYVPLFHEYKVPVLYNFKPEDMKWVVYRPKAPMLVLDRIYPEGITVPDYFFGKNIVHLPTVKCHIYTTTTGAMKNAFGGLLNTKRHYTHSWIHQTLVDLLAIQKEIHSGIFAVMDGTTAGNGPGPRTMFPEIKNWMLASADQVAIDALAARMMGFDPMSIDYIRIAHEKGLGCGDLRDVEIVGDGALAESWGFQVGDNGASRVGDLLWFGPLKRFQNFFFRTPLVNAFILGSEVYHDYYRWPARDRKVFERWRETTPWGRLFDEYARRGSPAVGQGAR
- a CDS encoding DMT family transporter, whose product is MGEAFALGCAVFWAFAVILLKRSGETVSPVALNLFRVTFSLPLLLATTLIVRGPDLPPVPPRDYLVLVASGILGIVIADTLFHKSLNMVGAGVTAIIDTFYSPITVLLAFLTLGERIGARDLVGMCLIMGAVLLSATLTPPPDRSRKHLIEGVALGILGLCFLALGIVVAKPVLGRWPVLWVATVRQAGSAAVLLAFAIASARRREYLGVWRPTHVWRRMVPATVLGSYLSLMLWIGGMKYTLASIAAILNQSSTVFILILSVILLHERLTKRKIAATLLALVGVLLVSLR